A single window of Mugil cephalus isolate CIBA_MC_2020 chromosome 1, CIBA_Mcephalus_1.1, whole genome shotgun sequence DNA harbors:
- the LOC125022285 gene encoding uncharacterized protein LOC125022285, whose amino-acid sequence MNLMFLSLDLLVVSCLFVTVEPITGEVFTPQNVSILWVDDFHPKLSWEPPPQYPVPNQCQYNLNVSTDENGTDRQTYKKVSSPWTEYFTMKGFLKFSLKALCNNTEGKPVVVRVNYTDLVKNFECYSDSRKHAFCSWSSASPAKDLRFYYQCPDDNCNLTELQECSRYNYTDGVRTGCHLDTETHCHIDMLLNGTLDNKPVRNTFKKLLTEKVRPPPLMWTVTKSVDKFNLNWTPPDLINLESWKFIINYTVCDKNKTIEIHGKRSYDLEVTPHCPHRIALKAWLDNGETPWTEEKYFEADRDPNAFVYPIALAIPLVFSILAVGIFVCWRKNKDRIFPKVPAPVDFLTSISDNNNKKTLYVPTEDVESCNISLVMESNTGKQFD is encoded by the exons GAGAAGTCTTCACTCCGCAAAATGTGTCCATACTGTGGGTTGATGATTTTCACCCAAAGTTGTCCTGGGAACCACCACCACAGTATCCAGTGCCAAACCAGTGCCAATATAATTTGAATGTTTCCACTGATGAAAATgggactgacagacagacatat AAAAAGGTGTCATCTCCATGGACAGAATACTTTACCATGAAGGGATTTTTGAAGTTTTCTCTTAAAGCTCTTTGTAACAATACAGAGGGCAAGCCAGTGGTTGTCAGAGTCAACTACACAG ATCTGGTGAAGAATTTTGAGTGCTACAGCGACAGCAGGAAACACGCTTTCTGCTCCTGGTCCTCAGCAAGTCCGGCTAAAGATCTACGTTTTTACTACCA GTGTCCTGATGATAATTGCAATCTGACTGAATTACAAGAATGCTCGAGGTATAATTACACTGATGGCGTGAGGACTGGCTGTCATCTGGACACGGAGACCCATTGCCACATTGACATGTTGTTAAATGGAACATTGGACAACAAACCTGTCAGGAACACCTTTAAGAAACTGCTCACAGAGAAGG TGAGACCACCCCCCCTTATGTGGACAGTCACAAAAAGTGTGGATAAATTCAACCTTAATTGGACTCCTCCTGACCTCATCAATCTAGAGTCCTGGAAATTTATCATAAATTACACTGTGTGTGATAAGAACAAG ACAATAGAGATACACGGGAAACGATCATACGACCTGGAGGTTACCCCTCACTGTCCACACCGCATAGCCTTGAAAGCATGGTTAGACAATGGGGAGACACCGTGGACTGAAGAGAAGTATTTTG aggcagacagagatcCCAATGCGTTTGTGTACCCAATTGCTCTTGCCATACCACTGGTTTTCTCCATTTTGGCAGTTGGGATTTTTGTGTGTTGGCGGaa AAACAAGGACCGCATCTTCCCCAAAGTGCCGGCACCTGTGGATTTCTTGACCAGCATTtctgacaacaacaataag AAAACCTTGTATGTGCCGACAGAGGACGTAGAAAGCTGCAACATCTCCCTGGTCATGGAGTCCAACACCGGCAAACAGTTCGATTGA